A single Filimonas effusa DNA region contains:
- a CDS encoding LolA family protein encodes MRKLIFTLVGMTLAAIGFAAGDNPRALLLKIQAFYASPAYLQFDMAYTYTGGTGKVIDSLYGHFYVSKNRYRVFLDSTETVANEKHLIQLFHKEKMMLVANRPSGNVNTTSPAAFLDSLLLKDSAALTLSDMGKLQELKISLPPGSTYKSVTLRVNPKTGFIHQAVYEIKTEEAPDDLKKNDTPAEDYAQVTVTYSNCSGEPFDTGIFEDARFIKQDVEELSPAADYAGYVIYNTTLNLK; translated from the coding sequence ATGAGAAAATTGATCTTCACGCTTGTTGGCATGACCCTCGCCGCAATAGGGTTTGCTGCCGGTGACAATCCTCGTGCTTTGTTGCTTAAGATACAGGCGTTTTATGCGTCACCAGCTTATTTACAGTTCGATATGGCATATACTTATACCGGTGGAACCGGGAAGGTGATAGATTCGCTATATGGCCATTTCTATGTGAGTAAGAACAGGTATCGCGTCTTTTTGGATAGCACCGAAACTGTGGCTAATGAAAAGCATCTTATCCAGTTGTTTCATAAGGAAAAGATGATGCTGGTTGCCAATCGGCCCTCCGGAAATGTAAATACAACATCTCCGGCAGCTTTCCTGGATAGTTTGTTGTTGAAAGATAGTGCAGCATTAACGCTCTCGGATATGGGGAAACTTCAGGAGTTGAAGATCAGTTTACCACCAGGCTCCACGTATAAGTCGGTTACGCTGCGGGTGAATCCCAAAACCGGCTTTATACACCAGGCAGTTTATGAAATAAAAACAGAAGAGGCGCCTGACGACCTTAAGAAAAATGATACGCCGGCGGAGGACTATGCGCAGGTAACAGTTACATATAGTAATTGTAGTGGTGAACCTTTCGATACAGGCATCTTCGAAGATGCCCGCTTTATAAAACAGGATGTAGAAGAGCTGTCGCCTGCAGCAGATTATGCTGGCTATGTAATTTATAACACAACCCTTAATTTGAAATAA